In Hallerella succinigenes, the following are encoded in one genomic region:
- a CDS encoding bifunctional metallophosphatase/5'-nucleotidase, whose protein sequence is MKVKFFLSCIAFAVFSCSETSSQAEGTPSSSQKSLVIVYENDVHCNMEGYAKFAGLRDLIADTAAVATVSVGDFLQGGAWGSISHGGYVVPVVNKVGYDVMALGNHELDYKFPRLMELVDSLTPPIICSNLVLKGTTTPLFKPYVLKQIGSKKIAFVGALTPNALVTESYAFEDDSSKDSYDIPAGNVFQLVQTAVNNARKAGADYVILLSHFGIEPPFTSMELIQNTSGINAVLDAHSHSVVAEKFVPNLNGDSILVSQTGSKFQNVGVLDITHDGRFHSRLMPLDSITTSSKSVSAVYDSLYAIAVQDLQQVISSTKFDLNINEDDGKRLVRKGETNLADLVADAFRNAFEAQIGLVNGGSVRATIPAGNISYQNILDVIPFANDMCLVKATGKQIKSALSEGASHLPDEFGGFLQVSGMRYEIVIDSIPHIENIQVETDSGYVNMADDKIYTVGMASYLAYAGAEITSFRQSEIVIDKVMTDDEAVMKYLKSLGSEIPELYRKPQGRILVTASEKSR, encoded by the coding sequence ATGAAGGTAAAGTTTTTTCTTTCGTGCATTGCGTTCGCTGTATTTTCGTGTTCTGAAACATCTTCCCAAGCAGAGGGGACCCCTTCCTCTTCACAAAAAAGCCTTGTCATCGTTTACGAAAACGACGTTCATTGCAATATGGAAGGCTATGCAAAATTCGCAGGTCTCCGCGATTTGATTGCCGATACAGCCGCCGTGGCGACCGTTTCTGTCGGCGATTTTTTGCAAGGCGGAGCCTGGGGAAGCATTTCACACGGAGGCTATGTCGTTCCGGTTGTAAATAAAGTCGGTTATGACGTTATGGCTCTCGGAAACCACGAGCTCGATTACAAATTTCCGCGCTTGATGGAACTTGTCGATTCCCTGACTCCACCCATCATTTGTTCTAACCTTGTCCTCAAAGGGACAACGACGCCCCTGTTCAAACCTTACGTTTTAAAACAAATCGGTTCAAAGAAAATCGCCTTTGTCGGGGCGCTTACGCCCAATGCTTTAGTAACAGAATCTTATGCATTCGAAGATGATTCCTCAAAGGATTCATACGACATTCCGGCAGGCAATGTTTTTCAATTGGTACAAACCGCGGTAAACAATGCGCGCAAAGCGGGTGCCGATTACGTGATTCTGCTTTCACATTTCGGAATTGAGCCTCCCTTCACTTCCATGGAATTAATTCAAAATACTTCCGGAATCAATGCTGTCCTCGACGCCCATTCTCATTCCGTTGTCGCCGAAAAATTTGTTCCCAATTTAAATGGCGATAGTATTCTGGTTTCCCAAACAGGTTCTAAATTTCAAAATGTCGGCGTTTTAGACATTACGCATGACGGAAGATTTCATTCCCGATTGATGCCGCTAGACAGTATCACGACCTCAAGCAAATCCGTTTCTGCGGTCTACGATAGTTTATACGCAATTGCGGTTCAGGACTTGCAACAGGTAATTTCCAGCACAAAGTTTGATTTGAACATCAACGAAGATGACGGGAAACGTTTAGTCCGCAAAGGCGAAACGAATTTAGCCGATCTCGTCGCCGACGCCTTTCGGAACGCTTTCGAAGCCCAAATCGGTCTAGTGAACGGAGGAAGCGTTCGCGCCACGATCCCTGCCGGGAACATCTCTTACCAAAATATTTTAGACGTAATCCCGTTTGCAAATGACATGTGCCTTGTCAAAGCGACCGGAAAACAGATCAAGTCCGCGCTTTCTGAAGGGGCTTCGCATTTGCCCGATGAATTTGGAGGCTTTTTGCAAGTTTCGGGTATGCGCTACGAAATCGTCATCGATTCCATTCCGCACATTGAAAACATTCAAGTCGAAACCGACAGCGGCTACGTAAATATGGCAGATGACAAAATTTATACCGTGGGGATGGCTTCTTACCTAGCATACGCCGGGGCCGAAATCACATCGTTTCGACAAAGTGAAATCGTTATAGACAAAGTGATGACGGATGACGAAGCCGTCATGAAGTATTTAAAATCACTCGGTTCAGAAATTCCGGAGCTTTACCGCAAGCCTCAAGGGAGAATTTTGGTAACGGCAAGCGAAAAGTCCCGCTAA
- a CDS encoding DEAD/DEAH box helicase, translating into MKFSELPLDERLQRAIVDAKYTTPTPIQEKAIPPVLERKDLMGIAQTGTGKTAAFALPILQNLLQGGDSKGQKPIRVLVLLPTRELAIQVSDCFEKYQKYTRLTSACIFGGVSDLPQKRALSRGVDTLIATPGRLLDLINQRVVSLKKLEYFVLDEADRMLDMGFIHDIKKVVAQLPQKRQNLFFSATMPPEIIKLAASILRTDPVRVEVTPQSTPIERIRQELYRIDKRRKGALLKEMLLEHPEMKKVLVFSRTKHGADKIVRILEKAKITCAAIHGNKSQNRRQEALGNFKTEQIRVLVATDIAARGIDVDNVSHVFNYDLPDVPETFVHRIGRTARAGREGVAISFCAPDEEQDLRAIEKLTRVQIPEGDRAIFEKLPPPQKETPESEARNARWRTGKFGGRKAREQKKESAKKEPSKPQAAQKQNAVPTPKTHTGKRLGSRARRRLREEQAKRQQSQNG; encoded by the coding sequence ATGAAATTTTCCGAACTTCCCTTAGACGAACGTCTGCAGCGTGCAATCGTTGACGCAAAATACACCACTCCGACACCGATCCAAGAGAAAGCGATTCCTCCGGTTTTGGAACGCAAAGACTTGATGGGCATCGCCCAGACGGGTACCGGAAAGACGGCAGCCTTTGCTCTTCCGATTTTGCAGAACCTGCTCCAAGGCGGAGACTCTAAAGGCCAAAAGCCGATCCGCGTTCTGGTCCTGCTCCCGACGCGAGAGCTCGCCATTCAAGTTTCGGACTGCTTTGAAAAATATCAGAAGTACACCCGTTTAACAAGCGCCTGCATTTTCGGCGGAGTCAGCGATTTACCGCAAAAGAGAGCGCTCTCCCGCGGTGTCGATACGCTGATCGCCACGCCGGGCCGCCTTTTGGACCTCATCAATCAACGCGTGGTCAGCTTAAAGAAGCTCGAATATTTTGTTCTCGATGAAGCAGACCGCATGCTCGACATGGGCTTCATTCACGACATCAAAAAGGTCGTGGCACAGCTTCCGCAAAAACGCCAGAACCTGTTCTTTAGCGCGACGATGCCGCCCGAAATCATAAAGCTCGCCGCATCGATTTTACGCACGGATCCGGTCCGCGTCGAAGTCACCCCGCAGAGCACGCCCATTGAACGCATTCGCCAGGAGCTTTACCGCATCGACAAACGTCGCAAAGGTGCGCTTCTCAAGGAAATGCTTTTAGAGCATCCGGAAATGAAAAAGGTTCTTGTCTTTTCGCGGACCAAACACGGCGCAGATAAAATCGTCCGCATTCTCGAAAAGGCAAAGATTACCTGCGCTGCCATCCACGGCAACAAAAGTCAGAACCGCCGCCAGGAAGCTCTCGGGAACTTTAAAACGGAACAGATCCGCGTTCTCGTCGCCACGGACATTGCAGCCCGCGGCATCGACGTGGACAATGTGAGCCACGTTTTCAATTACGACCTTCCCGATGTTCCCGAAACCTTTGTCCATCGCATTGGACGTACCGCCCGCGCTGGCCGCGAAGGCGTCGCCATTTCTTTCTGCGCCCCGGACGAAGAGCAGGACCTGCGCGCTATCGAAAAATTGACCCGCGTCCAAATTCCGGAAGGCGACCGCGCGATTTTTGAAAAGCTCCCGCCTCCGCAAAAGGAAACTCCCGAAAGCGAAGCCCGCAACGCTCGCTGGCGTACCGGAAAGTTCGGCGGTCGCAAAGCGCGCGAGCAAAAAAAGGAATCGGCGAAAAAGGAACCGAGCAAACCTCAGGCGGCTCAAAAGCAAAACGCCGTTCCAACGCCTAAGACTCACACGGGCAAGCGCCTCGGCAGCCGCGCACGTCGCCGCTTAAGAGAAGAACAGGCAAAAAGACAGCAGTCGCAAAACGGATAA
- the tsaA gene encoding tRNA (N6-threonylcarbamoyladenosine(37)-N6)-methyltransferase TrmO: protein MPQEFRIQTIAKIRSDFPDKFGIPRQSGILKDLKSQIVFEPEFRNADALRGLEEFSHLWIVWIFSENIRKEFHPTVRPPRLGGNVRKGVFATRSSFRPNPLALSVVKIEKIENSNEGPVITVSGADLMDGTPIVDIKPYLPYADAVPQATGGFTDKVKFVPLSVNFPDAELQKVAPEKRSALLRVLSEDPRPAYQKDATRVYGFRFASYEIKFTVKDNTLCVQSVSLV from the coding sequence ATGCCTCAGGAATTCCGCATTCAAACAATTGCAAAGATTCGCTCCGATTTCCCGGACAAGTTCGGGATTCCGCGCCAAAGTGGAATCTTAAAGGATCTAAAATCCCAGATTGTGTTTGAGCCGGAGTTCCGGAATGCGGATGCTCTTCGCGGGCTTGAAGAATTTTCGCACCTGTGGATTGTCTGGATTTTTTCGGAAAATATTCGCAAGGAATTCCATCCGACCGTTCGACCGCCGCGCCTTGGCGGGAACGTTCGCAAAGGCGTTTTCGCGACGCGCTCCTCTTTTCGCCCGAATCCGCTTGCGCTTTCCGTCGTCAAAATTGAAAAAATCGAAAATTCAAACGAAGGTCCCGTCATAACCGTTTCCGGTGCCGATCTCATGGACGGAACCCCGATTGTGGACATCAAACCGTACCTTCCTTACGCCGATGCCGTTCCGCAGGCGACAGGCGGCTTTACAGATAAAGTAAAATTTGTACCGCTCTCGGTAAACTTCCCAGACGCGGAACTTCAAAAGGTTGCTCCCGAAAAACGTTCCGCGCTTTTGCGCGTGCTTTCCGAAGATCCGCGCCCTGCGTACCAAAAGGATGCGACCCGTGTTTACGGTTTCCGTTTTGCTTCTTACGAAATCAAGTTTACGGTAAAAGATAACACGCTCTGTGTCCAGAGCGTATCTCTTGTTTGA
- a CDS encoding flavodoxin family protein encodes MAKKILIMVASPKNERSGTLIPTKAFVDGMLENGDYESEYVFIDRLNIKPCRGCLTCWGRPDGSCFIKDDDVPETRKKLEEADVVIWSFPLFLFSIPGQMKVLLDRIVGMVHPYMGQKLSGGNSTPDMNKPMHGLQHQKPGQKIILLSSCAWMDIDVVYEPIKKQFDIILGRGKYYLIACPQMRALHHRGGERRLNMLRKRYAAGGAELAKTDAISKEAIDLMQKPIFGEDAYVTLVTEFVTHMFDRDDNF; translated from the coding sequence GTGGCAAAGAAAATTCTCATCATGGTCGCAAGCCCCAAGAACGAACGAAGCGGAACGCTCATTCCGACAAAAGCCTTCGTGGACGGAATGCTCGAAAACGGCGACTATGAATCGGAATATGTTTTTATAGACCGCTTAAACATCAAACCTTGCCGCGGTTGCCTCACCTGCTGGGGCCGCCCAGACGGAAGCTGTTTCATTAAAGACGACGATGTTCCGGAGACCCGTAAAAAGCTCGAAGAAGCCGACGTGGTCATTTGGAGTTTCCCGCTGTTCCTCTTTAGCATTCCGGGACAAATGAAAGTTTTGCTCGACCGTATCGTGGGAATGGTTCACCCTTACATGGGCCAAAAGTTGAGCGGGGGAAATTCTACGCCCGATATGAACAAACCGATGCACGGTCTACAGCACCAGAAGCCCGGTCAAAAAATCATTCTGCTGTCGAGCTGTGCCTGGATGGACATCGACGTTGTGTATGAACCAATCAAAAAACAGTTCGACATCATTCTCGGCAGGGGCAAGTATTATTTGATAGCCTGCCCGCAGATGCGCGCCTTACACCATCGCGGTGGAGAGCGTCGTTTGAACATGCTCCGCAAACGCTATGCGGCAGGCGGCGCAGAACTTGCAAAAACCGACGCCATTTCCAAGGAAGCGATCGACCTGATGCAGAAGCCGATCTTTGGCGAAGACGCCTACGTTACGCTCGTCACGGAATTCGTCACGCACATGTTCGACCGCGACGACAACTTCTAA
- a CDS encoding LysR family transcriptional regulator yields the protein MELTQLKYFLEVARTEHVTQSAKNLYVVQPALTQAIHKLESELGVPLFKTVGRNIKLTEAGRFFYEKLLPLYENMMLLPSQLKEMIQKQNNNIKLNVLAASTLITSAVIDYKKEHSDIDVDLIQNEETNVFDICVRTYANYRPELDHTNSDETFVHSEKIFLAVPNIARYKKMNSISLFDLRDEKFIRLYGSKQYRKICNELCERVGFNANVTFESDNALAVKEAVAAGIGVGFWPELSWGKMDHKKVRLLEVTDTEFKRDIVVSLRRNQQGDSKTEAFYNYLTHYILRRKKKKRSVNP from the coding sequence ATGGAATTGACACAGCTGAAATATTTTTTGGAAGTCGCTCGAACGGAGCATGTGACGCAAAGCGCAAAAAACCTTTATGTGGTGCAGCCCGCTTTGACCCAGGCGATTCACAAGCTCGAAAGTGAATTGGGCGTTCCGCTGTTCAAAACGGTCGGTCGAAATATTAAGCTCACCGAAGCGGGCCGGTTCTTTTACGAAAAGCTCTTGCCGCTGTATGAAAACATGATGCTGCTTCCGTCCCAGCTGAAAGAGATGATTCAAAAGCAGAACAACAATATTAAATTGAACGTTCTTGCCGCATCCACTTTGATTACAAGCGCTGTTATCGACTATAAAAAAGAGCATTCCGACATCGACGTGGACTTGATCCAGAACGAAGAAACGAATGTCTTTGATATTTGCGTTCGCACGTATGCGAATTACCGCCCTGAACTCGATCACACGAATAGCGATGAAACCTTTGTTCATTCTGAAAAGATTTTCCTCGCAGTCCCGAACATTGCCCGTTACAAAAAGATGAATTCCATTTCGCTTTTTGACTTGCGAGATGAAAAGTTTATTCGTCTTTACGGCTCTAAGCAGTACCGTAAAATCTGTAACGAACTCTGTGAACGTGTCGGCTTTAATGCGAACGTCACCTTTGAAAGTGACAACGCTCTCGCGGTAAAGGAAGCTGTGGCGGCAGGCATCGGCGTCGGATTTTGGCCAGAACTTTCCTGGGGAAAAATGGACCATAAAAAGGTGCGCCTTTTGGAAGTGACCGATACGGAATTCAAGCGCGATATCGTTGTGTCGCTTCGTCGCAATCAGCAGGGCGATTCTAAAACGGAAGCCTTTTACAATTACCTGACCCATTATATTTTGCGCCGCAAAAAGAAGAAGCGCTCCGTTAATCCGTAA
- a CDS encoding CotH kinase family protein yields the protein MDDVSYLPLDDSEYPYADIPRVVIETENFKDIRNRETLVPARLQIYGKDSPESEILELTVRGRGNSTYHTPKYGLKLEFTEKTSLLGMPKNRDWALLSKYGDKTLIRDYMMTRLANWLGAPFTPRMQFVEVYLNREYKGVFMLSETIKFSKKRINLAQNDSNFLFEKEDSKKVDDPFFETLDGNLIHIQEPKRVSEENIQVAKAHLDSFETYLHRQDFWGEDSIENWLNIHDFLVYYWIQEFAKNEDGKFTRSVFFYWTRGGQIHFGPLWDFDLGFGNESRKQYSMPENWFIRNYRWNRFILMDYRMSKRAKEYWEDHRETFHALIDSIPLYKKQIEKAAKNEFKRWPILDNAFLWALRHSYDSHDEAVDSMTVWMEKRFQWIEDNL from the coding sequence ATGGATGACGTTTCATATTTGCCGTTGGACGATTCGGAATATCCCTACGCAGACATTCCGCGCGTGGTGATTGAAACGGAAAATTTTAAAGACATCCGAAATCGCGAAACCTTGGTTCCTGCCCGTTTGCAGATTTACGGCAAGGATTCTCCAGAGAGTGAAATTTTGGAGCTCACTGTACGCGGGCGCGGAAACTCGACCTATCACACTCCCAAATACGGACTCAAACTCGAATTCACCGAAAAGACATCGCTTCTCGGAATGCCCAAGAACCGCGACTGGGCACTCCTTTCGAAATACGGCGATAAGACTTTAATCCGCGACTATATGATGACGCGCCTTGCGAATTGGCTCGGAGCGCCTTTCACTCCAAGAATGCAGTTCGTGGAAGTTTACCTGAACCGCGAATACAAAGGTGTCTTTATGCTTTCGGAAACGATCAAGTTTTCGAAGAAGCGCATTAACCTTGCCCAAAACGATTCGAACTTTTTATTTGAAAAAGAAGACTCCAAAAAAGTCGATGACCCATTCTTTGAAACATTGGACGGGAACCTGATTCACATTCAGGAACCGAAGCGCGTTTCCGAAGAAAATATCCAAGTGGCAAAGGCGCACCTGGACAGCTTTGAAACCTATCTGCACCGGCAAGATTTTTGGGGTGAAGATTCCATTGAGAATTGGTTGAACATACACGATTTTCTCGTGTACTATTGGATTCAGGAATTTGCGAAAAACGAAGACGGCAAGTTCACCCGAAGCGTCTTCTTTTACTGGACTCGCGGCGGTCAAATCCACTTTGGACCGCTTTGGGACTTTGACCTGGGCTTTGGAAACGAGTCCCGTAAACAGTACAGCATGCCCGAAAATTGGTTCATTCGCAATTATCGCTGGAACCGCTTTATTCTAATGGATTACCGGATGTCGAAAAGGGCGAAGGAATACTGGGAAGATCACCGGGAAACTTTCCATGCGCTGATCGACAGTATTCCGCTGTACAAAAAGCAAATCGAAAAGGCGGCGAAGAATGAATTCAAACGCTGGCCGATTCTTGATAACGCTTTCCTTTGGGCGTTAAGGCATTCCTACGATTCCCACGATGAAGCCGTCGATTCCATGACCGTGTGGATGGAAAAACGTTTTCAGTGGATTGAAGATAATCTTTAG
- a CDS encoding helicase-related protein, whose amino-acid sequence MKLIDNINQKLRDDLALEIKQGSKVAIAASCFSIYAYQELKKQLENIEELRFIFTSPTFISESFPKEKKEFFIPRLNRERSLYGSDFEVRLRNELSQKAIARECAEWIREKARFKSNFTSEHMLGFANVDSTSYSPLRGFTTVDLGCERGDNIYNFVTKLEAPHSSQFLQLFDSLWNDSGKMQDVTETVIENISAAYNENSPAFIYFVTLYHIFSEFLQDISEDTLPNEKSGFKQSKIWNMLYNFQKDAALGVINKLEKYNGCILADSVGLGKTFTALAVIKYYENRNKSVLVLCPKKLANNWNTYRGFYEDNPVYEDRLGYTVLFHTDLNRESGDSNGTDLSRIKWSAFDLVVIDESHNFRNGSKYKTSKGKMVDDDFELDEIDKMNRYATLLNNVIKQGVKTKVLMLSATPVNNRFNDLKNQLALAYEGKEENMNDKLSTDKGIGEVFRNAQKAYNTWSKFEAKDRTTENLLKLLDSDFFRVLDAVTIARSRKHIQRYYDTADIGKFPERLKPISKSPKLTDVSGVCDYNKVYELLCKLDLSVYTPTSFILPSCREKYELADDEYRSLSQAGREQGIRRLMSINLLKRMESSVYSFNITVKKIKKLIDSKIQEIDGFIKQKTSHQKIELAEFATGNFADDFDADDQNDDVLYGVKKHLRIDLADMDYVSWRASLATDSALLDSLLSMTSVVTPEHDGKLQELLSLIKNKVESPINDGNKKVIVFTAFADTADYLYTHVSAFVKAKFGLETAMISGTEEGRTTAKLKKRDMNTVLTCFSPISKNKAAMKSKETAIIDVLIATDCISEGQNLQDSDFLVNYDIHWNPVRIIQRFGRIDRIGSKNDKIQLVNFWPDVTLDEYIQLKARVEVRMKIVDMTSTGDDNIIDENEKADLEYRKSQLQKLREEVVDLEEMNGGISITDLGLNEFHLDLLDYVKKHPDIENAPLGLHSVVQATKENPPGVIYVLKNRVKDVNVDKRNPIHPFYMVYITDDGNIVCNHLNPKKLLDEMRLLCRNQAEPIAGLYRLFNKETRDGRDMKKYSKLLGEAIVSLVAKKEESQMDCFLNGDFVDFKSEVVKGLDDFELICFLVVR is encoded by the coding sequence ATGAAGTTGATAGACAATATCAACCAGAAGTTACGCGATGACCTAGCTTTGGAAATCAAACAAGGCAGCAAGGTCGCGATAGCTGCATCCTGTTTTTCAATTTATGCTTATCAGGAACTCAAGAAGCAATTAGAAAATATCGAAGAGCTTCGCTTCATTTTTACATCGCCGACATTTATCTCAGAAAGTTTTCCCAAAGAGAAAAAGGAATTCTTTATTCCGCGATTGAACCGCGAACGCAGTCTTTACGGCTCAGATTTTGAAGTACGACTTCGTAACGAATTGTCGCAAAAGGCAATAGCCCGCGAATGTGCGGAATGGATTCGCGAAAAGGCTCGTTTTAAATCGAACTTTACAAGCGAACACATGCTCGGATTTGCGAACGTGGATTCCACATCTTATTCTCCACTGCGAGGCTTTACAACAGTTGACTTGGGTTGCGAACGAGGCGACAATATTTACAACTTTGTGACCAAGCTTGAAGCCCCTCATTCGTCACAATTTTTGCAACTGTTTGATTCCTTATGGAATGATTCAGGCAAAATGCAAGATGTAACGGAAACAGTCATTGAAAACATTTCCGCAGCCTATAACGAAAATTCCCCTGCGTTCATTTACTTTGTCACGCTTTACCATATCTTTAGCGAATTTTTGCAAGACATTTCCGAAGATACTCTTCCGAATGAAAAATCGGGTTTTAAGCAGAGCAAAATCTGGAATATGCTTTACAATTTCCAGAAGGATGCTGCTCTTGGTGTTATCAATAAGCTTGAAAAATACAATGGCTGCATTTTAGCCGATAGCGTCGGTCTTGGAAAAACTTTCACGGCACTAGCGGTCATCAAGTATTACGAAAACAGGAACAAGTCTGTACTAGTCCTATGCCCTAAAAAGCTTGCGAACAACTGGAATACGTACAGAGGTTTTTACGAAGATAATCCTGTCTATGAGGATCGCCTCGGTTATACGGTTCTTTTTCATACGGACTTGAACCGAGAATCTGGAGATTCCAATGGAACGGACCTTTCGCGTATTAAATGGAGTGCGTTTGATTTAGTTGTGATTGATGAATCGCACAACTTTAGAAACGGCAGTAAATACAAAACGTCAAAAGGGAAAATGGTCGATGATGATTTCGAACTTGACGAAATCGACAAGATGAACCGTTATGCGACTCTTTTGAACAATGTAATTAAGCAAGGCGTAAAGACAAAAGTTTTGATGCTTTCGGCAACGCCTGTGAACAATCGCTTTAACGACTTGAAAAATCAACTTGCGCTCGCTTACGAAGGTAAAGAAGAAAACATGAATGACAAACTTTCGACAGATAAAGGAATTGGCGAAGTTTTCAGAAATGCACAAAAAGCGTATAACACGTGGAGTAAGTTTGAAGCCAAAGACCGAACGACCGAAAATCTGTTAAAGCTTCTCGATAGCGATTTTTTCCGTGTACTCGATGCAGTGACAATCGCACGTTCCCGTAAACATATCCAGCGCTATTACGATACCGCTGATATCGGCAAATTCCCGGAACGCTTAAAGCCGATTAGCAAAAGTCCAAAGCTGACCGATGTTTCCGGCGTTTGCGATTACAATAAGGTTTATGAGCTTCTCTGCAAATTAGACCTGAGCGTTTATACGCCGACCAGTTTTATACTTCCCAGTTGCCGAGAAAAATACGAATTAGCCGATGATGAATATCGTTCACTTTCACAGGCTGGCCGTGAACAGGGTATTCGCCGATTAATGAGCATCAACTTGCTCAAACGTATGGAAAGTTCTGTCTATTCATTTAACATTACAGTCAAGAAAATTAAAAAACTAATTGATTCTAAAATTCAGGAAATCGATGGATTTATCAAGCAAAAGACTAGTCATCAAAAAATTGAATTAGCGGAATTTGCAACTGGAAATTTTGCAGATGATTTTGATGCGGATGACCAAAACGATGACGTTCTTTATGGAGTAAAAAAGCACCTTCGCATTGATTTGGCTGACATGGATTATGTTTCGTGGCGAGCTTCGCTTGCAACGGACTCCGCTTTGTTAGATAGTCTGCTTTCGATGACATCTGTCGTGACGCCTGAACACGACGGAAAATTGCAAGAATTGCTTTCACTCATTAAGAATAAAGTTGAAAGTCCTATCAATGATGGTAACAAGAAAGTCATTGTATTCACTGCATTTGCCGATACTGCAGATTACCTTTACACGCATGTTTCTGCATTTGTAAAAGCGAAATTTGGCTTAGAAACCGCAATGATTTCGGGAACCGAAGAAGGCCGCACCACTGCTAAGCTCAAAAAGCGTGACATGAACACAGTCCTGACTTGTTTTTCTCCGATTTCAAAAAATAAGGCGGCCATGAAATCCAAGGAAACTGCGATCATTGACGTGTTGATTGCGACAGATTGTATTAGTGAAGGCCAAAACTTGCAGGACTCGGATTTCTTGGTGAATTACGACATCCATTGGAATCCGGTTCGTATTATTCAGCGATTTGGACGTATTGACCGCATTGGTTCAAAGAATGATAAAATTCAACTGGTGAATTTTTGGCCCGACGTGACTTTGGACGAATATATCCAGCTTAAAGCACGTGTTGAAGTGCGTATGAAAATCGTTGATATGACCAGTACGGGTGACGACAATATCATCGATGAAAATGAAAAAGCCGATTTGGAATATCGCAAGTCACAACTTCAAAAACTCCGCGAAGAAGTTGTGGATCTTGAAGAGATGAACGGTGGCATTAGCATTACCGATTTAGGCTTGAATGAATTCCATTTGGATTTGCTGGATTACGTCAAGAAACATCCCGACATTGAAAACGCTCCGCTAGGTTTGCATTCTGTGGTTCAAGCGACAAAAGAGAATCCGCCTGGCGTGATATACGTACTAAAAAATCGTGTAAAAGACGTGAATGTCGATAAGCGTAATCCGATTCATCCCTTTTACATGGTGTATATCACCGATGACGGCAACATTGTTTGCAATCATCTGAATCCGAAAAAGTTACTCGACGAAATGCGTCTCTTATGCAGGAACCAAGCGGAACCTATCGCTGGCTTATATCGTTTGTTCAATAAAGAAACACGAGATGGTCGCGATATGAAGAAGTATTCCAAGTTGCTAGGGGAGGCTATTGTCTCGCTTGTGGCAAAAAAGGAGGAGTCGCAAATGGATTGTTTCTTGAATGGCGACTTTGTGGATTTCAAGAGTGAAGTTGTCAAAGGTCTTGACGATTTTGAATTGATTTGCTTTTTGGTGGTACGCTAG
- a CDS encoding FISUMP domain-containing protein, whose protein sequence is MSIKFFAALATAALALTACQKANTCSYNENSNELVCVEKTYKTVKTGGRIWMAENLARLDLTGTSHCYGDSAKNCEIYGSLYPFETATKICPNGWTLPTQADFGKADIKALNVVKAGFRYYDGKSADLGTSASFWTADAFDDSRAVLVRVTDTTVFEHFNKSISASIRCIKK, encoded by the coding sequence ATGTCGATCAAGTTCTTCGCCGCTCTTGCTACAGCAGCCCTCGCTCTCACCGCTTGCCAAAAGGCGAATACCTGCAGCTACAACGAAAATTCAAACGAGCTCGTCTGCGTCGAAAAAACTTACAAGACCGTTAAAACCGGCGGCCGCATTTGGATGGCCGAAAACCTCGCCCGTCTGGATCTCACCGGCACAAGTCACTGCTACGGCGATTCCGCAAAGAACTGCGAAATCTACGGCAGCCTTTACCCGTTTGAAACCGCCACAAAGATTTGTCCAAACGGTTGGACGCTTCCGACCCAGGCGGACTTTGGAAAGGCAGACATAAAGGCTCTGAATGTGGTGAAGGCCGGCTTCCGCTATTACGACGGAAAGTCCGCTGACCTCGGCACAAGCGCCAGTTTCTGGACCGCAGACGCCTTTGACGATTCCCGTGCCGTTCTCGTCCGCGTCACCGACACAACCGTGTTCGAACACTTCAACAAAAGCATTTCCGCTTCGATCCGCTGCATCAAAAAGTAG